CGACCATTGCTAACATTTCTAAATCATTTAAACCATCGCCAAATGCCATCGCATTTTCCATCGGGATACTGAAATAATTCAGCACGTCTTTAATTCCCTTGGCTTTGGAATTTTCTTTTTTTAGTAAGTCAACAGAATATTTGTGCCAACGGACTTCTTTGAAATCATCTTCCAATAAACCAGAACTAATCACTTCTTGTGTTCGCTCTTGTGGGAAGAAGGCAAGTAGTTGCAGTATTTTGTGATCGAGATAAAAGTTCGGATCGACAATATAGTCTTCTTTAATTGGACGCAGAGATTTTTCAACTTCAGCCGTATTTTTGGATACGGCAATTTCATCAATACTGACGAAACCATATTCAATTTGCAGAGCGTTGAGTGTTTCTAATGCTCTCTCAATACGCTCGGTGGTTAGTGGGTATTCACTAATAATATCGCCTTGATATATGTTGTATTGCCCGTTTGTAGTAACAAAAAGTTCAAACCCTTGCGGATTTAATAATGGCTGAATCGCTTTCGGAAATGCTCCTAAGGCTCTACCCGTCGCAATAGCAGGAATAATGCCTTTAGATTTTAATTGTGGGATAACCTGCTCAAAAATGGAATCTGGAATGCGGCATTCTTTTTTGTAATATAAGGTTTCGTCAATATCGAAAAAGACGATTTTTATGGGGTGAGTTAATGCTTTCATTATTTCTCCTTTAGTAAAATGGTAATGATTTTACCCTTTTTTCGATCTGTGTCGCAAAAATTGACAAAATTTATTTCAGAAAAATTGATAGAGTGCAAAAACCTTTTTTCAAATAGGTGAGCTATGAATTTTTCTCGATTTCGCTGTTTCCACTGTCAGCAGACACTTGCAATTAGTTCCCACGGATTCTGTTGTCGTTGTGTAAAATTATTGGAAAGTTCCAACTACTGCGGACATTGTGGTTCTCCCTTGTTGGAAACTGTCAACAATTGTGGAAATTGCCTACGACATGAGCCGAAATGGCACCATATTGTGCAAATTTCTGCCTATAAGTCACCGCTTGCAGAGTGGATCCATCGCTTCAAATTTCAGCATCAGCATTATTTAGATTTAGCGCTTGCTCGGCTACTACTGCTTGCAATTTATCAAGCAAGACGCACCCATCATTTATCCCTACCTGAAGTTATTTTGCCTGTACCGCTTTTTTGGAAACGACAATGGCAGCGGGGCTACAATCAGGCTGAACTCATTGCTAAACCGCTCTCAAAATGGCTCGATATTCCGCTGGATTGCGACAGCTTAAAGCGGGGGCGGACAACTATTCCACAGAAAGAACTAACTGCCGTACAACGTCGCCAAAATTTGCAAAATGCCTTTCAATATCAACCGCTTGAACCTTATCAGCGAGTTGCAATTGTGGATGATGTGGTCACTACAGGCTCAACGGTCAATGCTATCTGCTTGGAATTATTCAAACAAGGAGTCAAAGACATTCAGGTTTGGACGTTGGCGAGAGCGTAATTTTCACAAGCTAAAGGAGTAAAAATGTATTGCAATGAAATACGCTCTGCCTATAATTGTCTTGCATTGAAAGACAGTTCTCGAGGAGAAACCACTATGGCAACCACTAATAACGCATCATTCAGCTTCCGCTTACCAGCGGAATTAAAACAGCAATCCTTTGATATTATTGAGAAATATGGCTTTACTCCATCTCAAGTGTTTAACCTATTTTTAACGGAAATCGCCAAAACAAAAACAGTACCGCTTAATTTATCTTATCTAAAACCAAATGAAACAACGCTCCGAGCGATGCAAGAAGCAGAAAGTGGTGAATTAGAAATTATTCATCTGGCAGAGGATGAGAGTATTGCTCAAGCGTTATTAAGCGATTTGGCTAAGGAGTAAATTTTGTTTACCAAAACACCGTTAAAACTAACCGTTGCTCACACCAAGGATTTTAAACGTGATTTTGCTAAATTGAGTTTAAAGCAGGTACTTTCACCAGAATTTACGGAAGTGATGTACTTGTTGCAACGAAATTTAGAACTACCTGCGAAATATAAAGATCACGCACTCAAAGGCGATATGATGGGTTTCCGAGATTGTCATATTTTTAGCGATTTAGTGCTAATTTATCGGATTGTGGACAACAACCGATTAGAGTTGATTCGGGTAAATACCCACTCCGAAATCTTCGGTTAAACCTTTCGCCAAAATAATTTTTCGCTGGTTTGCCAGATGGTTTCGGTGATCTGTTCGGGAGCTTCAGGACGGAGTTCGCATAAGGCGTTAAAAGTCACTATTAATCGCTCGGGGCGGTTTGGCTCGCCTTGAAAACCAAAAACAGGCATATCGGGGCTGTCGGTTTCTAGCAATAAGGCATCTAACGGCAATTTGCGAATGGCTTCACGGGTTTTATTGGCTCGCTGATAAGTGATGGTGCCGCCAACACCGAGTTTATAACCGAGATCAACAAAGCGTTTAGCTTGGTCGTAACTCCCCGCAAAGCCGTGCACCACGCCCGTTTGGCGAAGTTGGGCTTTTTTCAGAAAGACCGAAAGCTGATCGTGACTTTTGCGAGAGTGCAAATTTACGGGCAAATCATACCGCTTGGCGAGAGCTAACTGGGCTTCCAAAAATTCACACTGTTTCTGCCACAAGGTTGGCGTGCAGACGGCCTCAATTTCTCGCTCTAGCCCAATTTCTGCAATCGCAGTGCAATGGGGATCCCGCTCGCTTAAGCGTTGTTCCAATAAATCCAAATCGGCTTGTTGATGCTGTTCGATATAGAGCGGATGCAGCCCTAAACCATAGACGATATGATGGGGGGCTAAGCGGCTACAAGCGGTCACTTTTTCAAAATTTTTTGCAAATATTGCCACGACTAAAATGCGTTCCACCTTTGCAGTACTAGCATTTTGCAGCAGTTCAGGAATGGAAAGATTGAGATCATCGGCAAGATAGTCGAGATGGGTATGTGTATCGAAAAAACGCATAGAATTTGCAAAAAATTTTGAAAAAGTGACCGCTTGTAAAAGGAGAAGGGCGTATCTCTACGCCCTTGTAAAAGATGGATTATGCTTTTGCAGAATCATCAACCGTTGCATCTGGGTCGGTTTTGCCAAGTGGTTTCAACATTGTGAAGAAAAGCACCAAGCAGAAAGCGGTTAAGCCTAAGCCGATATAGACAGAAAGTTGATAATCTAAACCGAAACCGACTTTGTTGTAAGCAAGGTAGGTGAAAGATACGGCACTGATAAAGAGTGCAGGTACAGTACATACCCAGTGGAATTTGTTGTAGCGGTATAAGTATGCCGCTGCTGTCCACAGCATCACCATTGCCGTGGTTTGGTTCGCCCAGCTGAAGTAACGCCATAAGAGACTGAAGTCAATTTTCGATACGATAAAACCAAGGACAAACAATGGCACGGCAATCACTAGACGTTTAGCTAAACTGCGTTGTTCAAATTTGAAGAATTCAGCGATGATTAAACGAGCTGCTCGGAAGGCGGTGTCACCAGACGTGATAGGTAAAATGACCACCCCTAAAATCGCAAATACGCCACCCACTGCACCTAAGAAGTAAATGGCTGAATCGTACACCACTTTAGATGGTGAACCTGCATCAACGGCAGCTTGTAATGTGGCAGGATCTTGATAGAAACTTAAGCCCACGGCACACCATACTAATGCGATTACACCTTCTGCGATCATCGCACCGTAGAAAATGAAGCGACCTTCTTTTTCATTTTGAGCACAACGAGCCATTAATGGGGTTTGCGTGGCGTGGAAACCAGATAATGCCCCACACGAAATCGTTAGGAATAATAAAGGCCAAATAGGAACGCCTTCTTTCGGTTGGAAATTTTGGAAGAACTTATCGAAATCTAAGCCTCCCACAGAACGGAAGAATTCAATTGGGTCTGCGGAATTTAAGTGGCTAGAGACTAACCCGTAAATCATTCCGAAGGTCATAAACAACAGTAAGGCACCGAAAAGTGGGTAGATACGACCGATGATTTTATCGATAGGCAGTAAGGTGGCGATAATGTAGTAAACAAAAATGATCGTCGTCCAAATCACTAATACCGTTGCAGCATCAAAACCAAATACTGTTGCCGCAGCACCTGCATTTTCCACTACGCCTAGGTTTTCAATAGTTAGGCTGCTTAATAGTTTGGCTGGGCTTGCAACAAATACGACACCAACTAATAGTAATAATACAACGGCTAATAAGTTAATGAAGGCTTTAACAGGAGCACCCAAATATTTGCCTGCTAAATTAGGCATAGATGCACCGCCGTTACGCACACTTAACATACCACAGAAGTAGTCGTGTACGGCACCAGCAAAAATACAACCAATGACAATCCAAAGCATTGCCACTGGACCGTATAATGCGCCAAGAATCGGGCCAAAAATGGGACCTGTTCCCGCGATGTTTAATAATTGAATAAGCCAAATTTTCTTTTTAGACATTGGCATATAGTCCACGCCGTCCGCCATGGTGTAGGCTGGCGTGGATTTTTTCGGGTTGATCACGAAGATCTTTTCAATAATTTTGCCGTACACAAAATAACCAGTTAAGAGTACAGCAATACAGAAGAAAAACCACAACATTGTCAGTATCCTATATTTGAAGATAAATGTTTGTTAATGAGATAGCCAAAAAGGCGTGCCATTTTAAAAAGGAATATGGGCAAAGTAAATTAAGTTGTTAATTTAATGTTTTAATCACAAAGAAAATGTGACAGAGATCACGTTTTATACAGTTCTCGTTGCGGTTTTTACTGGTAAAAAGCAGATTGCTTTGCTGAAAGTTTGGGCAAATATTGTGTTTTTAAGCGAACCATAAAAATTTTTTTCTGTCATAGTGCTATCATAAATTTAGACTCATAATAAATAAGGAAAGACAAATGAAAAAATTAATGAAAAAGTCGTTATTAACCGCATTAGTATTAGGTGTGGGCGTATTCTCAGCCCCAATGGCAGCTCAAGCAAGTTTACCTACTGCGGTTGATGGTCAAACCATGCCAAGTTTGGCACCAATGTTGGAAAAAGTGCGTCCTGCGGTCGTAAGCATTGCTGTAGAAGGGCAAACAAAAGAAGACAGCCGCTCTCCGCGTGCGAATTTGCCCGATGAATTTGAATTTTTCTTCGGCCCAGATATGTTTGGTGACCGTTTTGGGGAGCGTGGTCCACGCCAATTTCGTGGTGAAGGTTCAGGAGTGATTATTGATGCGAAGAAAGGTCACGTTGTGACCAACAACCACGTCATTGATAATGCAGAAAAAATTACCGTTAAACTTGATGATGGACGAGAGTTCAAAGCCAAATTGATCGGCTCCGATCCGCTTTCAGATGTGGCGTTATTGCAAATTGAGAACCCAAGCAATTTAACGGAAATTAAAATTGCCGATTCCGATAAATTACGTGTAGGTGATTTTACCGTTGCTATCGGTAATCCATTCGGTTTAGGTCAAACAGTAACATCAGGGATTGTTTCAGCACTTGGGCGTTCTACAGGAAACAGTGATGAAGGCTACGAAAGCTATATCCAAACGGATGCCGCTGTAAATCGAGGTAACTCTGGTGGGCCGTTAATCAACTTACAAGGCGAATTGATCGGCATTAACACGGCAATCATCTCACCGAGTGGCGGCAATGCAGGGATTG
The nucleotide sequence above comes from Pasteurellaceae bacterium Orientalotternb1. Encoded proteins:
- a CDS encoding addiction module toxin RelE, which codes for MFTKTPLKLTVAHTKDFKRDFAKLSLKQVLSPEFTEVMYLLQRNLELPAKYKDHALKGDMMGFRDCHIFSDLVLIYRIVDNNRLELIRVNTHSEIFG
- a CDS encoding carbon starvation protein CstA, with product MLWFFFCIAVLLTGYFVYGKIIEKIFVINPKKSTPAYTMADGVDYMPMSKKKIWLIQLLNIAGTGPIFGPILGALYGPVAMLWIVIGCIFAGAVHDYFCGMLSVRNGGASMPNLAGKYLGAPVKAFINLLAVVLLLLVGVVFVASPAKLLSSLTIENLGVVENAGAAATVFGFDAATVLVIWTTIIFVYYIIATLLPIDKIIGRIYPLFGALLLFMTFGMIYGLVSSHLNSADPIEFFRSVGGLDFDKFFQNFQPKEGVPIWPLLFLTISCGALSGFHATQTPLMARCAQNEKEGRFIFYGAMIAEGVIALVWCAVGLSFYQDPATLQAAVDAGSPSKVVYDSAIYFLGAVGGVFAILGVVILPITSGDTAFRAARLIIAEFFKFEQRSLAKRLVIAVPLFVLGFIVSKIDFSLLWRYFSWANQTTAMVMLWTAAAYLYRYNKFHWVCTVPALFISAVSFTYLAYNKVGFGLDYQLSVYIGLGLTAFCLVLFFTMLKPLGKTDPDATVDDSAKA
- a CDS encoding amidophosphoribosyltransferase, whose product is MNFSRFRCFHCQQTLAISSHGFCCRCVKLLESSNYCGHCGSPLLETVNNCGNCLRHEPKWHHIVQISAYKSPLAEWIHRFKFQHQHYLDLALARLLLLAIYQARRTHHLSLPEVILPVPLFWKRQWQRGYNQAELIAKPLSKWLDIPLDCDSLKRGRTTIPQKELTAVQRRQNLQNAFQYQPLEPYQRVAIVDDVVTTGSTVNAICLELFKQGVKDIQVWTLARA
- a CDS encoding antitoxin — translated: MATTNNASFSFRLPAELKQQSFDIIEKYGFTPSQVFNLFLTEIAKTKTVPLNLSYLKPNETTLRAMQEAESGELEIIHLAEDESIAQALLSDLAKE
- a CDS encoding deoxyribonuclease, whose translation is MRFFDTHTHLDYLADDLNLSIPELLQNASTAKVERILVVAIFAKNFEKVTACSRLAPHHIVYGLGLHPLYIEQHQQADLDLLEQRLSERDPHCTAIAEIGLEREIEAVCTPTLWQKQCEFLEAQLALAKRYDLPVNLHSRKSHDQLSVFLKKAQLRQTGVVHGFAGSYDQAKRFVDLGYKLGVGGTITYQRANKTREAIRKLPLDALLLETDSPDMPVFGFQGEPNRPERLIVTFNALCELRPEAPEQITETIWQTSEKLFWRKV
- a CDS encoding hydrolase; this translates as MKALTHPIKIVFFDIDETLYYKKECRIPDSIFEQVIPQLKSKGIIPAIATGRALGAFPKAIQPLLNPQGFELFVTTNGQYNIYQGDIISEYPLTTERIERALETLNALQIEYGFVSIDEIAVSKNTAEVEKSLRPIKEDYIVDPNFYLDHKILQLLAFFPQERTQEVISSGLLEDDFKEVRWHKYSVDLLKKENSKAKGIKDVLNYFSIPMENAMAFGDGLNDLEMLAMVGYGIAMGNGEEELKAVADYVTLPIEQDGILDALRKLKVI
- a CDS encoding serine peptidase, producing MKKLMKKSLLTALVLGVGVFSAPMAAQASLPTAVDGQTMPSLAPMLEKVRPAVVSIAVEGQTKEDSRSPRANLPDEFEFFFGPDMFGDRFGERGPRQFRGEGSGVIIDAKKGHVVTNNHVIDNAEKITVKLDDGREFKAKLIGSDPLSDVALLQIENPSNLTEIKIADSDKLRVGDFTVAIGNPFGLGQTVTSGIVSALGRSTGNSDEGYESYIQTDAAVNRGNSGGPLINLQGELIGINTAIISPSGGNAGIAFAIPSNMANNLVQQILEFGEVKRGLLGIKGGELNADLAKAFNVDAQQGAFVSEVMADSAASKAGLKAGDVIVGLNGQKIRSFAELRAKVATTGAGKQIELTYLRDGKESTTNVTLQSDEQTKTSANSLLPALKGAELSNYNEKGIKGVEITKVEKGSAAESRGFRKGDVIVGVNRREVENIGELRKILDSKPSAVALNILREGSNFFVIIQ